In Miscanthus floridulus cultivar M001 chromosome 8, ASM1932011v1, whole genome shotgun sequence, the sequence NNTAACGTTTTACTAAAAATTTTGACATCCAAACTGGCCCTAGAACTGAAACGTCGTCCTCGCTCGATCTCTCATCCCGTCGATCTCATCGGCGTCAACTGAGCACGACTGTACCCCAAGATGAGATGGATTAAGGCCAGGTTTAGTTTCCTCCTAAAATactaaattttttaagatttctcgtcacatcgaatttttggacgcatgtataaaatattaaatataaataaaaaataaaactaattacacagtttagacgaaattcacgagacgaatcttttaagcctaattaaactatgattgaacactaattattaaataacaacaaaaacactacagtgtcgttttgccaaaaattttgacaACCAAACTGGACCTAAACTCGCCCACTAACTATCACGCCGAGTACTGTAGGAGTATATTCAATGTCGATCTCCACCACTGGGATCCTGACTCCTGAGCTCAGCACCTACTAGCTGCTTCACCTGAACCTGTTTGTCCTGTCTGCTTGCTTACGAACGAATCCCTGCCACAGAAACATAAGCTAGCTAGCCTAGGTCATCAGTCACTCAGTCAGCAACTCGATACGCTAATCTCTTATTGTCATTAGCTCAACTGCAGCGATCGATACAAGTACTGAATAATGCTGAGTTGTTGACCGTTCTGAGATGTTTGAAACGTACTGTACGAGCATGAAGAGCACACAGTCTGAAAGTCTGAACAGGCCGGGCAACTCAAAATGGTCGTTTAGGGTGTTGACTGAACATGTTTGGCTGCACGCTCCTAACTAGAATGCATATCACCTGCTCATTTTATGAGTTGCAATCGGTGaagcaaatatatatatatatatatatatatatatatatatatatatatatatatatatatatatatatatatatatatatatatatatatatatatatatagaactactatcctgtagctggctatagaataacttattctgtagccactttgagttatgataattactatgttaatttatgagattatagtaactccttactaagtggtttaatataatgttatggtaaatatccccatgtgttatagtaacccaactatcgtaaatatgtattgacattatggtaaattagtatataaaattataataaatgaaggtggctacagaataacttattttgtagccggctattgaatagcctctccctatatatatatatatatatatatatatatatatatatatatatatatatatatatatatatatatatatatatatatatatatatatatatatagagagagagagagagagagagagagacacttGATGAACATTCGGTGAAATCACTGTCTAGCTAGTAAACATTTTGGCTTAATCGTATTTGTGCCTGAACATCAAACCGCACATATATGTACTGGTCACTACTTTCTCCGTCCAGAAAAGAACGACGTTATAGCATACCTACAGATCAAACTTTATCAGCTTTGATTAAATTTGTACAAAATgcatgcaatatttatatctctaaataaatttattataaaaatatattcaatgatgtatctaatgatgctaattatatattataaatattaatattattttatatatacttggtcaaagttttaaaaaattGGCTTCTCGGGAAGTGACTTCTGTTTTGGGAGCGAGAGTAGTACTTACTAGTCTTGTTTAGTTCTCTCCTAAAATGCCAAAAATTTCAAGATttttcatcacatcgaatctttggacgcatgcatgaaacattaaatataaataaaaaataaaactaattacacagtttagacgaaattcacgagacgaatcttttaagcctaattaaactatgatggGACACtgattgccaaataacaacgaaaatgctaccgcgTCGTTTTGTCAAAAATTTCGACAACCAAACTGGCCCCTGGTACCTACTCCCGTAATAAACTTAATTAATGTACAGGAACATCATGGAATCTGGTCTCATCTCATCCAATCCAAACAGAAAATGTACAATGCAGCGTGATCTAGCAAATCGATCTGCTTCTAATCTACACACTCTACTTGGCCAGTTGGCCGATAACTTTCAATCCTCGCTTTCTTGTTTCTTGGTCGCCCTAAGACGAGTAGACGATGTCGACGACGAAGACGACGGCGAAGCGGAGGAtgctgaggaggaagaggaggaacgaGGAACATAGTGGATgatccctccgccgccgcctcgcccttGCTTGGGAGGACCAGGCGGCGCAGGCTTATTCACCTGTGGCTTCGCCGTACGGACGCGTTGCCTGGATGTTGCGCCGGAGCGGCCGTTTCTTCCCGCCGCGGCAGCCGCCCGTAGCGCCTCCTTTTCCTTGGGAGCCCGCGGGGAAGGCGCGGCGGCGCAGCTGCTGTCGTCCTGCTGCGCGCCTGCggccttctcgccgccgcgcgccgccgcctcccCGTCTCCGTCTCCCTTTCCGTCGCGGGGACAAGTAGCACCAGGACCCGGAGCGGCGGCGATGGGTGCTTGCGGATACTGCTCGCAGATGGAGCTGGAGTTGCTGGCGGAGGAAGCAGCAGCTCTCGCCCAACAGCGGtgcggctgctgctgcaggaGCATCAGGAAGTAGCTGCGCGCCGCCGCCCTGGACGGCGGCGTGAATGCCAAACGAAGAGGCATGGTAAGCTGGCGTGGCAGGAGGCGTAGGACGCGGGCGGAGGCGGTCATGGCTGCTCCGACGCCGCGCTGCAGCTAGGTAGCTGCGGATTTGTTCACGCCAGCTCGGCCGCGTGTGGACTGGTGGGCACCGAGGCGAAGAGCAAGCAgcgagcgagggagggagggagggagagagaggcagGTCCCGTTGCAGTAATGCAGCTGCTGAGTTCTGCAGCGCACGAATATTTATGCACCAACTGCAGGACCCCGCCACCGCCATAGATGCAAGGTTTGGTTGGTGAGCTCATTGATGAGGCGAGACGACACttgtttttttgttctttttttggttgatgagagagagaaaaggaagaACTGTGACATGTTACAACGCGTCAACAATACTAAAAATGTTACCTCCTCCGTGTCGTGTAATCCGGAAAATTAGTTCAAGCTTAGACTTTGAAACGATCGAAGTTTGACCTCTGTCAGAGACAACGTACGGTCCAGTCATCAGTCAATCTGATCTGATAAACAGACGACAACATCTGGCAAGGAGATGGTTGGTCTAGCGCAGACCGCAGAGAATGGCCGCGCTTTCCAAAACTACGGAACGACTGAGGACCCGTTCGGCAGGGCTTAGcggctgtttagttcccaaaattttacaaaattttttatgattttttatcacatcgaatttttgatgtatgtatgaaatattaaatataaataaaaaataaaactaattacacagtttagacgaaattcactagacgaatctttgaagcctaattagactatgattggacactaatcgccaaataacaacgaaagtgctacagtaccatttcaa encodes:
- the LOC136469084 gene encoding dynein axonemal assembly factor 3 homolog; this encodes MTASARVLRLLPRQLTMPLRLAFTPPSRAAARSYFLMLLQQQPHRCWARAAASSASNSSSICEQYPQAPIAAAPGPGATCPRDGKGDGDGEAAARGGEKAAGAQQDDSSCAAAPSPRAPKEKEALRAAAAAGRNGRSGATSRQRVRTAKPQVNKPAPPGPPKQGRGGGGGIIHYVPRSSSSSSASSASPSSSSSTSSTRLRATKKQESED